GTCCTCCACGTCCAAGGAGCCGAGCTCGACCAGGGACCGCCTGCGCCCCTCCAGGGCCTCGGCCAACAAGAAGCAGGCGGTGGTGCCGGGGGATGCGGCCCAGGCCAAGCGCTCACGCAGCCAGGCCCTGGTAGAGTCCGAGGGCCGCATGTGCAAGTCCAAGTCGGACGGTCAGCTCAGCGACAAGGTGGCGCTGGAGAACAAGGTGAAGGACCTGCTGGGTCTGGCCAAGAGCAAAGACGTGGAGATCGTGCATCTGCGCGGTGAGCTGAGAGACATGAGGGTACAGCTGGGCCTGGGGGGGCcggaggagcaggacgaggaggaggacgaggaggaggacgaggtggcTCCCCCGGAGGCGgccggagagggggagaagccCCCGGTGTCGGCCATCACGGCGGCGGACGTGGAGTCcaccctcctcctgctgcaggaGCAGAACCAGGCCATCCGGGTGGAGCTCAACCTGCTGAAGAGCGAGAACCGCATGCTGAAAGACCGGCTGAACGCCCTGGGCTTCTCCCTGGAGCAGCGGCTGGAGGTCACCGAGAAGCTGTTCGGCTACCCCACGCAGAGCCCGGACCccgcagccggcagcgggcagagCGACGGCGGGGGCCCCCTGACCTCCTCGGTGGAGGGCTCGGCGCCGGGGTCCCTGGAGGACCTGCTGACGGGCCGGCGGCACGGCGGCTCGGCCGACAACCTGGACAGCGAGTCCAGCGAGGTCTACCAGGCGGTCACGTCCAGCGACGATGCCCTGGACGCGCCCTCCGGCGCCTCGTCCTCCTCCGAGTCGGAGAGCGCCGCCGGCCGCGGGCGCTcccggcgggggggcggcggctcgggcggcggtggcggcggcggcggctccgcCAGCGAGGTGTCGGTGGCCCGCCTGACGGAGCGCATCCACCAGATGGAGGAGAACCAGCACAGCACAGCGGAGGAGCTGCAGGCCACGCTGCAGGAGCTGTCGGACCTGCAGCAGATCACCCAGGAGCTCAACGGGGAGAACGAGCGCCTGGGCGAGGAGAAGCTCATCCTGATGGACTCCCTGTGCCAGCAGAGCGACAAGCTGGAGCAGTACAGCCGGCAGCTGGAGTACCTGCGCTCGCTGCTGGAGCAGCACCACCTGGCCTACACGCTGGAGGAGGACGTCAAGAGCGGCCGCTACATGGAGCTGGAGCAGCGCTACGTGGACCTGGCCGACAACGCCCGCTTCGAGCGGGAGCAGCTGCTGGGCGTGCAGCAGCACCTCTCCAACACGCTGAAGATGGCGGAGCAGGACAACGCCGAGGCCCAGGAGATGATCGGCGCCCTGAAGGAGCGGAACCACCAGATGGAGCGCGTGATGGAGTCGGAGCGGCAGGGCCGGGCGGCCCTGGGCGCGGCCCTGGAGGAGTACCAGGCGGCGGTGGGCAGCGACCAGGCCGAGCTGCAGCGCTGCCGGGCCcagctggagcaggagaggCAGAAGGTGGCGGAGATGTACTCGGTCCACACGGCGGGCGACAAGAACGACATCCgcctgctgctggaggccgTGCGGCTGGacaaggaggaggcggaggccaaGGCCGCCAAGATGCAGGCGGAGCTGGGACACGCCCACGATGACCTCAGCAGGATGCAGGACGCGCTCGGCAAGGTAGGTCACCGCCCTCGCCCTGTGGATACCCTGTGAATACCCTGTGAATACCCGGGGTAAACCTGGGGCACACCTGGGGTACACCAGTACTGCTACTTATCTCTATTAACCAAGAGGGAATGCTACACCTTACtgtagagggaaggagaggctTTAGGCATCTCAGATGGGTACTCAACAATCTAGATCTATGGTTGGGGGCATGTCAGTTTGTAAGCATGTCACGCATAGTAATGAATCTGTGTCTTGATTGGGATGATTGATCTCCAGTGTGGCCGGGGCCTCCATCTTTGCTCATTAGCTTATGAAGCGCTGCTCGTTACGACATGCTTATGGTTTAattaatcgtgtgtgtgtgtgtgtgtagctggacCAGGAGTACCAGGGGTTCCAGCAGCAGGTGCAGAGGCAGATGGAGGAGACTGAGCGGGTCGTCGAGCAGCAGCGGGCCGAGCTGACGGAGAAGGAGGCGGCCGTGGCCGACATGAAGGAGACCATCTTTGAGCTGGAGGACGAGGTGGAGCAGCACCGCGCCGTCAAGCTACACGACAACCTCATCGTCAGCGACCTGGAGAGTgagtaggggtcaggggtcaggctgCATGACGACCTCATCGTCAGTGACCTGGAGAGTgagtaggggtcaggggtcaggctgCATGACGACCTCATCGTCAGCGACCTGGAGAGTgagtaggggtcaggggtcaggctgCATGACGACCTCATCGTCCGCGACCTGGAGAGTGAGtaagggtcaagggtcaggctGCATGACGACCTCATCGTCAGCGACCTGGAGAGTgagtaggggtcaggggtcaggctgCATGACGACCTCATCGTCAGCGACCTGGAGAGTgagtaggggtcaggggtcaggctgCATGACGACCTCATCGTCAGCGGCCTGGAAAGAATTTGGATTATCTATCTCTCCATCAATACGTTAAATAGAACAATTACAAGTTTATAACAATGAATATCTTTCTAAAAAGATCCACTGTTGCTCACTGTCACTTTGCCCCCTTTCTCCatctttgtctttgtgtctgtctctctctctctctctctctctctctctctctgtctctctgtctctctgtctctctgtctctctgtctctctgtctctctctctctgtctctctctctctgtctttctagaCTCTGTGAAGAAGCTTCAGGACCAGAAGCACGAcatggagagggagataaagatCCTCCATCGCAGATTAAGGGTGAGCTGTGTTCATGATCTCTGTCACCGAATTAACGAGACAAGCATGGGTTATAGCTCCTGACCACGGGGCCTCTTCTGTGTTCGGAAAGTATTCCCCAACCCTCCAAAACCCATCCGCATGAAAGTCAAAGTAATTCCGCTGGAAAATGTGAGGTCAAAACACCAAGTATTATATTTATCAAATGAGCCCAAGCATAACACGAGGTCATCCTGTCCACGGAAATGCCAGAGTCAATGAACTATGGGACGATAAGGAAAAAGAAACCACAAGCAGCATTATTACAAAGGCTAcatgaaacaaacaaacctgtgtgtgtgcgcgtgtgtgtgcgcgtgtgtgtgtgtgtgtgtgtgtgtgtgtgtgtgcgcgcgtgcgcgtgcgtgtgcaggaGGAGTCCATGGAGTGGCGTCAGTTCCAGGCGGACCTGCAGACCGCCGTGGTCATCGCTAACGACATCAAGTCGGAGGCGCAGGAAGAGATGGGGGacctgcggcggcggctgcaggAGTCCCAGGAGAAGAACGAGAAGCTGGGCAAGGAGCTGGACGAGGTCAAGAGCCGCAAGTAAGGCCCTGCGTCCTCCGAGGACGTCACCAGAGTTCAAGAGTTGGAGTGTAGATAGCATGTTTCTAAATGGCCCTTCATTGATTTAAGAAGGAAACAGGGAACCGATTCTGTTGGTTTGGAGAACCGTCCCTCGTACTCCTGGTTCCCCCGGGGGGTAACCGGCGGTCGCCGGAGGTCCTAGAGGTCAttaaccccgcccccttcctGTGTGCAGGCAGGACGAGGAGCGGGGCCGGGTGTACAACTACATGAACGCGGTGGAGCGAGACCTGGCCGCGCTGCGTCAGGGCATGGGTCTGAGCCgccgctcctccacctcctcggagCCCTCGCCCACCGTCAAGACCCTCATCAAGAGCTTCGACAGCGCCTCGCAGAGCGGCCCGCCATGCGAATGTAggaccccccacctcctcctgttgTTATTGTTACCTGGCCTCCGGTCAGGGGCAGGGGGGCTGGGTTATtattaaaacatgttttattctCATCATCTTCAGTCATTGTTATGGCAATTTAAGAGGTGATCATTACATGGTTCTTAACAATATCACTTTAGGTTTTTCTTCTAATATTCAGCAGCATTTTGTTTGCATTTTTGTTAGAAAGTGTCCATCACATGGTCAAAGAGAAAAAAACGTGTGATGGACACAAAAGGGCAACAGAGCGTTTATGTATATGAACTCGCTTGTGTTAAAAATCTGGCTTTACATTCATCCCAAACCCCACGCTGAATAAATCATCTGTTGACCGTAGAGCCTGGAGTTGGATGTGATGAGTGGTCCCCTAGGGACTCCTTGACTGCGGTTCAGCCTCTAGAAACAGCGTGTTTGTCCTCTAGACCTGGATCCATCTAGAAACAGCGTGTTTGTCCTCTAGACCTGGATCCATCTAGAAACAGCGTGTTTATCCTCTAGACCTGGATCCATCTAGAAACAGCGTCCTCTAGACCTGGATCCATTTAGAAACGGCGTGTTTGTCATCTAGACCTGGATCCATCTAGAAACAGCGTGTTTGTCCTCCTAGACCTAGATCCATTTAGAAACAGCGTGTTTGTCCTCTAGACCTGGATCCATCTAGAAACGGCGTGTTTGTCCTCCTAGACCTAGATCCATGCGGCGGTGACgagggccccgccccctctggtTCTGCTGCAGGTCCCGCCTCCAACGCCGCCACCCTTCTTCCAACGGCGCCCGTCCCCCCCGCCCAGCTCCCACGCACCCCTCTGAGCCCCAGCCCCATGAagaccccccccgccgccgccgtctcGCCCATTCAGGTACGGTTGATATGCAGGCCTATGGTCAGACCTGTGGGCTGCAGGCCTCATCTAGATGGTCTGAGAGGAGATGCTTCAGTCCGCTGAGGGTGTCTCCAAATAACATGGAGGTGCACAATGGTTAGATATAAGTAAGGCTGTGTTGGTTTGATGCCACTCTCTTCTGGCATCTTGTTCCATTGAAGTTGATCAGGTGTCCCATGGACTCCATTGCCCCCAGACTTCTAGTCTTGGACATTTGTAACCACTGTGTTGTCGTGGTAACCGTGTAACTCTGCTGTTActaagttgccttgccttgccttgccttgccttgccttacagAGACACTCCATCTCTGGGTCCATGTCTTCGTCCAAGCCGCTCTCCTCGCTGAGTGACAAGAGGCCCAGCTACACGGACATCAACATGCCAGGTAGATAGCCGACCGTCTGATGGTTGAAACACACTCTGCCTCACAGTATCTTCTCTAAAAAGatatccatccatctctggggctgtctgtttctcttgtttttgttttgtttctttctgattttgtgtctgtctgtgtgtgcctgtctctgtctgtgttggtctcggtctctgtctgtgtgtctgtgttcatgcgtgtgtctgtaaatgtctgtgtctctgtctcgttctgtgtgtctctgtctgtgtatctctcttggtgtgtgcgtctgtgtgcgtgtctctctgtctgtaatgTCTGTCGGAGGAAGTTCCCGTCTTCCTCCAGAATCTTATTGTGATCTTGTGACTAATGAGAGGGGGTCTGGCTCGCATCCCACCAGAGACCGGTTCAAGTGCTCTCTGTGAACGTGCTGACTCGACCATCGCTGACTCTGCCTCCGTTTACTTTTCCCTCTAATTTATTGTTTTCCGTCTCAGAGAGACTTTTTTGTGCTTGAAGGGCTGAGAACTTTACTCGACCCCCAGTAACATAGggctagcctgtgtgtgtgtgtgtgtgtgtgtgtgtgtgtgtgtgtgtaacagccTGTGTTGTGTCCCCAGCGGACCACCTCCTCAGGGGATCGTCCTCCGGCCGGACCACGGCCGTCCTCCAGAGGGTCTCCACCATGGACCCCTCCAAGGCCATCTCGGGTCTGTACCATCAGTACCGTGTGATTGACAGCATGTCATACAGGGTTGTATGCTGAACTAAATGTAGAAAGTTGATCTATAGTGAACCAGTGAACTCatgatagggtgtgtgtgtgtgtgtgtgtgtgtgtgtgtgtgtgtgtgtgtgtgtgtgtgtgtgtgtgtgtgtgtgtgtgtgtgtgtgtgtgtgtgtgtgtgtgtgtgtgtgtgtgtgtgtgtgtgtgcgcgcgcgtgtgcatcTCTCATCCCGTGCTCTGTTTGTCCCTCCAGGTTCCCGTAGGAGCAGCGAGGAGATGAAGCGGGACAAGTCGGCCCCAGACGGCGCGGCCCCCACCTCCCTGCTGGCTCTTGGCTC
The Gadus macrocephalus chromosome 6, ASM3116895v1 DNA segment above includes these coding regions:
- the specc1la gene encoding cytospin-A isoform X3, with protein sequence MKKTTRPAANKASCERGKAEPAPGGGANKAGVKTGTSAPLSKVKSNDDLLAAMTGGSAAPSSKAKRTASTGTSGTDGKPKTSSGASAKRAASSTSKEPSSTRDRLRPSRASANKKQAVVPGDAAQAKRSRSQALVESEGRMCKSKSDGQLSDKVALENKVKDLLGLAKSKDVEIVHLRGELRDMRVQLGLGGPEEQDEEEDEEEDEVAPPEAAGEGEKPPVSAITAADVESTLLLLQEQNQAIRVELNLLKSENRMLKDRLNALGFSLEQRLEVTEKLFGYPTQSPDPAAGSGQSDGGGPLTSSVEGSAPGSLEDLLTGRRHGGSADNLDSESSEVYQAVTSSDDALDAPSGASSSSESESAAGRGRSRRGGGGSGGGGGGGGSASEVSVARLTERIHQMEENQHSTAEELQATLQELSDLQQITQELNGENERLGEEKLILMDSLCQQSDKLEQYSRQLEYLRSLLEQHHLAYTLEEDVKSGRYMELEQRYVDLADNARFEREQLLGVQQHLSNTLKMAEQDNAEAQEMIGALKERNHQMERVMESERQGRAALGAALEEYQAAVGSDQAELQRCRAQLEQERQKVAEMYSVHTAGDKNDIRLLLEAVRLDKEEAEAKAAKMQAELGHAHDDLSRMQDALGKLDQEYQGFQQQVQRQMEETERVVEQQRAELTEKEAAVADMKETIFELEDEVEQHRAVKLHDNLIVSDLENSVKKLQDQKHDMEREIKILHRRLREESMEWRQFQADLQTAVVIANDIKSEAQEEMGDLRRRLQESQEKNEKLGKELDEVKSRKQDEERGRVYNYMNAVERDLAALRQGMGLSRRSSTSSEPSPTVKTLIKSFDSASQSGPPCECPASNAATLLPTAPVPPAQLPRTPLSPSPMKTPPAAAVSPIQRHSISGSMSSSKPLSSLSDKRPSYTDINMPACVVSPADHLLRGSSSGRTTAVLQRVSTMDPSKAISGSRRSSEEMKRDKSAPDGAAPTSLLALGSASSMSSSSSSPTASVTPTTRGRLREERKDPLSALAREYGGSKRNALLKWCQKKTEGYQNIDITNFSSSWNDGLAFCAMLHTYLPAHIPYQELSSPEKRRNFTLAFQAAESVGIKCTLDLNEMVRSERPDWQSVMTYVTAIYKYFET
- the specc1la gene encoding cytospin-A isoform X2 — translated: MKKTTRPAANKASCERGKAEPAPGGGANKAGVKTGTSAPLSKVKSNDDLLAAMTGGSAAPSSKAKRTASTGTSGTDGKPKTSSGASAKRAASSTSKEPSSTRDRLRPSRASANKKQAVVPGDAAQAKRSRSQALVESEGRMCKSKSDGQLSDKVALENKVKDLLGLAKSKDVEIVHLRGELRDMRVQLGLGGPEEQDEEEDEEEDEVAPPEAAGEGEKPPVSAITAADVESTLLLLQEQNQAIRVELNLLKSENRMLKDRLNALGFSLEQRLEVTEKLFGYPTQSPDPAAGSGQSDGGGPLTSSVEGSAPGSLEDLLTGRRHGGSADNLDSESSEVYQAVTSSDDALDAPSGASSSSESESAAGRGRSRRGGGGSGGGGGGGGSASEVSVARLTERIHQMEENQHSTAEELQATLQELSDLQQITQELNGENERLGEEKLILMDSLCQQSDKLEQYSRQLEYLRSLLEQHHLAYTLEEDVKSGRYMELEQRYVDLADNARFEREQLLGVQQHLSNTLKMAEQDNAEAQEMIGALKERNHQMERVMESERQGRAALGAALEEYQAAVGSDQAELQRCRAQLEQERQKVAEMYSVHTAGDKNDIRLLLEAVRLDKEEAEAKAAKMQAELGHAHDDLSRMQDALGKLDQEYQGFQQQVQRQMEETERVVEQQRAELTEKEAAVADMKETIFELEDEVEQHRAVKLHDNLIVSDLENSVKKLQDQKHDMEREIKILHRRLREESMEWRQFQADLQTAVVIANDIKSEAQEEMGDLRRRLQESQEKNEKLGKELDEVKSRKQDEERGRVYNYMNAVERDLAALRQGMGLSRRSSTSSEPSPTVKTLIKSFDSASQSGPPCEYLDPCGGDEGPAPSGSAAGPASNAATLLPTAPVPPAQLPRTPLSPSPMKTPPAAAVSPIQRHSISGSMSSSKPLSSLSDKRPSYTDINMPADHLLRGSSSGRTTAVLQRVSTMDPSKAISGSRRSSEEMKRDKSAPDGAAPTSLLALGSASSMSSSSSSPTASVTPTTRGRLREERKDPLSALAREYGGSKRNALLKWCQKKTEGYQNIDITNFSSSWNDGLAFCAMLHTYLPAHIPYQELSSPEKRRNFTLAFQAAESVGIKCTLDLNEMVRSERPDWQSVMTYVTAIYKYFET
- the specc1la gene encoding cytospin-A isoform X1, which translates into the protein MKKTTRPAANKASCERGKAEPAPGGGANKAGVKTGTSAPLSKVKSNDDLLAAMTGGSAAPSSKAKRTASTGTSGTDGKPKTSSGASAKRAASSTSKEPSSTRDRLRPSRASANKKQAVVPGDAAQAKRSRSQALVESEGRMCKSKSDGQLSDKVALENKVKDLLGLAKSKDVEIVHLRGELRDMRVQLGLGGPEEQDEEEDEEEDEVAPPEAAGEGEKPPVSAITAADVESTLLLLQEQNQAIRVELNLLKSENRMLKDRLNALGFSLEQRLEVTEKLFGYPTQSPDPAAGSGQSDGGGPLTSSVEGSAPGSLEDLLTGRRHGGSADNLDSESSEVYQAVTSSDDALDAPSGASSSSESESAAGRGRSRRGGGGSGGGGGGGGSASEVSVARLTERIHQMEENQHSTAEELQATLQELSDLQQITQELNGENERLGEEKLILMDSLCQQSDKLEQYSRQLEYLRSLLEQHHLAYTLEEDVKSGRYMELEQRYVDLADNARFEREQLLGVQQHLSNTLKMAEQDNAEAQEMIGALKERNHQMERVMESERQGRAALGAALEEYQAAVGSDQAELQRCRAQLEQERQKVAEMYSVHTAGDKNDIRLLLEAVRLDKEEAEAKAAKMQAELGHAHDDLSRMQDALGKLDQEYQGFQQQVQRQMEETERVVEQQRAELTEKEAAVADMKETIFELEDEVEQHRAVKLHDNLIVSDLENSVKKLQDQKHDMEREIKILHRRLREESMEWRQFQADLQTAVVIANDIKSEAQEEMGDLRRRLQESQEKNEKLGKELDEVKSRKQDEERGRVYNYMNAVERDLAALRQGMGLSRRSSTSSEPSPTVKTLIKSFDSASQSGPPCEYLDPCGGDEGPAPSGSAAGPASNAATLLPTAPVPPAQLPRTPLSPSPMKTPPAAAVSPIQRHSISGSMSSSKPLSSLSDKRPSYTDINMPACVVSPADHLLRGSSSGRTTAVLQRVSTMDPSKAISGSRRSSEEMKRDKSAPDGAAPTSLLALGSASSMSSSSSSPTASVTPTTRGRLREERKDPLSALAREYGGSKRNALLKWCQKKTEGYQNIDITNFSSSWNDGLAFCAMLHTYLPAHIPYQELSSPEKRRNFTLAFQAAESVGIKCTLDLNEMVRSERPDWQSVMTYVTAIYKYFET
- the specc1la gene encoding cytospin-A isoform X4, producing MEREIKILHRRLREESMEWRQFQADLQTAVVIANDIKSEAQEEMGDLRRRLQESQEKNEKLGKELDEVKSRKQDEERGRVYNYMNAVERDLAALRQGMGLSRRSSTSSEPSPTVKTLIKSFDSASQSGPPCEYLDPCGGDEGPAPSGSAAGPASNAATLLPTAPVPPAQLPRTPLSPSPMKTPPAAAVSPIQRHSISGSMSSSKPLSSLSDKRPSYTDINMPACVVSPADHLLRGSSSGRTTAVLQRVSTMDPSKAISGSRRSSEEMKRDKSAPDGAAPTSLLALGSASSMSSSSSSPTASVTPTTRGRLREERKDPLSALAREYGGSKRNALLKWCQKKTEGYQNIDITNFSSSWNDGLAFCAMLHTYLPAHIPYQELSSPEKRRNFTLAFQAAESVGIKCTLDLNEMVRSERPDWQSVMTYVTAIYKYFET